The genomic DNA AATTTTGGCGCGCACATAGCTGATCATCGCTTCCAGCTCCGTCGCCTTAGCCTCCAGGCTAACGAGCTGCGCGCTCATGATCTCAGCCCTGCGTTCGCGTGTGAGGCGGCCTTTACGGCGCTCCTCAGTGAAGGCTGCGATTTCCTTGAGCGACATACCGAGAGATTGCGAGATCCTGATGACCTCTGCAGCTTGAATATCCTTTTCCGTGAAAATACTGTACGGGTGGCGGCCACCCTTGCCGTTCGTCTTGGGTCGTAGCAGGCCAAGACGCGCATAGAAGCGCACCGTATCGCGGGTAAGTCCCGTTACCCGTGCAAATTCTGAGATCAGC from Terriglobales bacterium includes the following:
- a CDS encoding MerR family transcriptional regulator translates to MLISEFARVTGLTRDTVRFYARLGLLRPKTNGKGGRHPYSIFTEKDIQAAEVIRISQSLGMSLKEIAAFTEERRKGRLTRERRAEIMSAQLVSLEAKATELEAMISYVRAKIHWLKGDEQGPEPEFKNYPRLNSRCG